The following are encoded together in the Elusimicrobiota bacterium genome:
- a CDS encoding DUF192 domain-containing protein produces MGISLAAGLIALWSGLALPTALPAAKPAIVALRKTALSLPGGKKVEVEVADSPSTRERGLMYRRNPKDCWMLFVFSQPMALQFWMKNTFVSLDIVYIGSDKRITRVHEKVMPSVEKTMDEDVARVGGFGQYVLELPAGTARRLKLKEGQALGFSVGIPER; encoded by the coding sequence TTGGGGATAAGTCTGGCAGCGGGACTGATTGCTCTCTGGTCGGGCCTCGCCCTCCCTACTGCCCTCCCTGCCGCCAAGCCCGCGATAGTCGCGCTGCGCAAGACGGCCTTGTCCCTTCCCGGCGGGAAGAAAGTCGAGGTCGAGGTGGCCGATTCCCCCTCCACGCGGGAGCGGGGGCTCATGTACCGGCGCAACCCCAAGGATTGCTGGATGCTTTTCGTTTTTTCCCAGCCCATGGCCCTGCAGTTCTGGATGAAGAACACCTTCGTCAGCCTGGACATAGTCTACATAGGCTCGGACAAGAGGATCACGCGCGTCCACGAGAAAGTCATGCCCTCCGTGGAGAAGACCATGGATGAGGATGTGGCGCGGGTCGGGGGCTTCGGCCAATACGTGCTCGAACTCCCCGCCGGGACGGCGCGACGGCTCAAGCTGAAGGAAGGGCAGGCCCTGGGATTCTCGGTCGGGATCCCGGAGAGATAG
- a CDS encoding uroporphyrinogen-III synthase has protein sequence MKGSLKGKTVIVTRPRLQARALERELRLEGARVVLTSLIRIAPPSSYSGLDRALRDLVGYDAAVFTSANAVDRFFARCRALKIKNPPQPRFLWAVGPATASRLARHGWRKAKVASAQHAGGLLASMGEVKGLRILLPRAQRGREILPRELRRRGAEVSLVEAYRTLPDAQGLERLENELSRRAVDAVIFASPSAVEQFASRLGPGACRRIFKAAVAVSIGPATSAALAVRGIRAGVESSQASARALVRALRDFYLEKRP, from the coding sequence ATGAAGGGGTCTTTGAAAGGGAAAACCGTCATCGTGACAAGGCCGAGACTTCAGGCCCGCGCGCTGGAGCGGGAACTGCGCCTTGAAGGCGCCAGAGTGGTCTTGACATCCCTCATCCGTATAGCCCCTCCATCGTCCTACTCCGGGCTGGATCGCGCCTTGCGCGATCTCGTTGGCTACGACGCCGCGGTTTTCACGAGCGCCAACGCCGTGGACCGGTTTTTCGCGCGCTGCCGAGCGCTCAAAATCAAAAACCCGCCGCAGCCGAGATTCTTGTGGGCCGTCGGCCCCGCCACCGCGTCGCGCCTGGCGCGGCATGGCTGGCGAAAAGCCAAGGTTGCCTCGGCCCAACACGCCGGAGGCCTCCTGGCGTCCATGGGAGAAGTCAAGGGCTTGAGGATTCTCCTGCCCAGGGCCCAAAGAGGGCGGGAAATCCTCCCGAGAGAGCTTCGGAGGCGGGGAGCCGAGGTCTCTCTGGTCGAGGCTTACCGGACCTTGCCCGATGCTCAAGGCCTCGAACGCTTGGAAAATGAGCTCTCGCGGCGGGCCGTCGACGCGGTGATCTTCGCCTCGCCCTCGGCGGTGGAGCAATTCGCCTCGCGCTTGGGGCCCGGGGCTTGCCGGCGGATTTTCAAGGCCGCGGTCGCCGTGTCAATCGGCCCCGCCACCTCCGCGGCCCTCGCGGTCCGAGGAATCCGCGCGGGCGTCGAATCCTCGCAAGCCTCCGCCCGCGCCCTGGTGAGGGCCTTACGGGATTTTTACCTGGAGAAGAGACCATGA
- a CDS encoding methionyl-tRNA formyltransferase: MKVLFYGTPQTAVPYLELLARRETVLAAVTQPDKPAGRSLKTAPTPVKAKALELGLPVLAPASSSELWDLAKELKPDLGVAVAYGRMLKPQVLALPRLGTLNVHFSLLPRHRGAAPVQWSLVRGESRTGVTLFWLDEGLDTGPIFLKRELEIGPDEDAASLMERLKALGLDALEEGLAELAAGRIRREPQSGPASLAPLIDREDARIVWGLEAREIHNLVRGMRLWPRAYLDLERPSGGLRILVLKTVLSQERGSRAPGTILRVEPGKGFLIQCNGSSCLWFLTVQPEGKKPISAADFLNGLRLGAGDFLPIKAGA; encoded by the coding sequence ATGAAGGTTTTGTTCTATGGCACCCCGCAGACGGCGGTGCCCTACCTCGAGCTCCTGGCCCGCAGGGAAACGGTCTTGGCCGCGGTCACCCAGCCCGATAAGCCGGCTGGGCGTTCCTTGAAGACGGCGCCGACGCCGGTCAAGGCCAAGGCCCTTGAGCTGGGCCTGCCAGTTCTTGCCCCCGCCAGCTCCTCCGAGCTGTGGGACCTCGCCAAGGAGCTCAAGCCGGACCTCGGCGTGGCCGTGGCTTACGGCAGGATGCTCAAGCCCCAGGTCCTGGCCCTGCCGCGGCTCGGCACCTTGAACGTGCATTTTTCCCTGCTTCCCAGGCACCGCGGCGCGGCTCCGGTGCAGTGGTCCTTGGTCCGCGGGGAGTCGCGGACGGGCGTGACCTTGTTTTGGCTCGACGAGGGCCTCGACACCGGCCCGATTTTTCTCAAGCGCGAGCTGGAGATCGGCCCGGACGAGGACGCGGCTTCGCTCATGGAGCGTTTGAAAGCCCTGGGGCTCGATGCTCTCGAGGAGGGATTGGCCGAGCTCGCGGCGGGCAGGATCCGCCGCGAGCCACAGTCAGGTCCCGCGAGCCTGGCTCCCCTCATTGACAGGGAGGACGCCCGCATCGTCTGGGGCCTGGAGGCCAGGGAAATCCACAATCTCGTGCGGGGAATGCGCCTTTGGCCTCGGGCCTACCTGGATCTGGAGCGTCCCTCCGGCGGTCTCAGGATTTTGGTCCTGAAGACGGTCCTTTCCCAGGAGCGCGGCTCCCGGGCTCCCGGCACCATTCTTCGCGTTGAACCCGGGAAGGGTTTTTTGATACAATGCAATGGTAGCAGCTGCCTGTGGTTTCTCACAGTTCAGCCTGAGGGAAAAAAGCCGATAAGCGCCGCGGATTTTCTTAACGGCCTCCGCTTGGGGGCGGGTGATTTTTTGCCTATTAAGGCGGGAGCTTGA
- a CDS encoding PTS sugar transporter subunit IIA has protein sequence MSIWFGKKSSAAPSSTPPKPGRGKAPSISQLLSEETVLFAQPEQDKNSLLESMVNLLCDKKGLPDRQALLHKVMEREQGISTTLDTGLSLPHARVDGLKQIAAAIAISPRGIADPKQADLLIRVMFLFFSPNHQEAFPIHLQLLRGVSSLFQTAFIAELSRASSSSQVLELIRRQEG, from the coding sequence ATGTCGATTTGGTTCGGAAAAAAATCCAGCGCCGCGCCCTCTTCCACGCCCCCTAAGCCCGGGCGCGGCAAGGCGCCGAGCATTTCACAGCTTTTGAGCGAGGAGACGGTGCTGTTTGCCCAACCCGAGCAGGACAAGAATTCCCTGCTGGAATCCATGGTGAATCTTCTCTGCGACAAGAAGGGCTTGCCGGACCGCCAGGCCCTGCTGCACAAGGTCATGGAGCGCGAGCAGGGAATCAGCACGACGTTGGACACGGGCTTGAGCCTCCCCCACGCCCGCGTGGACGGGCTCAAACAGATCGCGGCCGCCATCGCGATCTCGCCTAGGGGAATTGCCGATCCCAAGCAGGCGGATCTGCTCATTCGGGTGATGTTCCTGTTCTTCTCCCCCAACCATCAGGAGGCTTTCCCCATTCATTTGCAGCTCTTGCGCGGGGTTTCCTCCCTTTTCCAGACCGCTTTCATCGCGGAGCTCTCGCGGGCCTCCTCTTCGTCCCAGGTCCTCGAGCTCATTCGCCGCCAGGAAGGATAA
- a CDS encoding tetratricopeptide repeat protein, with translation MGLAGIVLALFGLCLALFHPVLGFGFVNFDDGLYVAQNPFTASGLTFSGLRWAFTRFHGGNWYPLTLLSHMWDVQIYGLNPAGHHLSNILLHAANVLILFAVLRRLSGDCWRAALAAAIFAVHPLQVETVAWVSQRKTLLSFFFCLNGVWAYSRWAQTRTKGFFAALLAVFAAALMSKATAVTLPVFLLILDFWPLRRPEPLSRLILEKTWLWLMSLAAGFAALAGAAGVSWQALPPAARLGHAALSYAAYFREFFWPAGLCVYYPYPASLDLSRALAAALAGLALGSGAWRSRERRPWLWAGWLWFLAALLPMIGLSQVGGQARADHYMYPALPGLAAALAFSLPLSRLALIPAAAMVIGCSAASSAQLRHWRDSVSLFERALSVDEGDFLAHNNLGFALLQGGKTRQARIHFERALELLPTYADARTNLGICLALEGDAARARREFEAVLRAEPRSPGARLNLEMLGKLEKLGKSQGLDRHRHPEAPSDADRGYASP, from the coding sequence ATGGGGCTAGCGGGGATCGTTCTTGCCCTGTTCGGGTTGTGCCTGGCTCTGTTCCATCCGGTCCTGGGCTTCGGCTTCGTCAATTTCGACGATGGGCTCTATGTCGCCCAGAATCCTTTCACCGCGTCCGGGCTCACGTTTTCCGGGCTACGTTGGGCGTTCACCCGCTTCCACGGCGGCAATTGGTACCCCCTGACTCTTCTCTCCCACATGTGGGACGTCCAGATCTACGGGCTCAATCCCGCCGGGCATCACTTGAGCAATATCCTCCTCCATGCCGCCAATGTCCTCATCCTCTTCGCGGTCTTGCGCCGCTTGAGCGGCGATTGCTGGCGAGCCGCCTTGGCGGCCGCGATCTTTGCCGTCCATCCCCTGCAGGTCGAGACCGTGGCCTGGGTTTCCCAAAGAAAGACTTTGCTCAGCTTCTTCTTCTGCCTGAATGGAGTGTGGGCATACTCCCGGTGGGCGCAAACCCGGACCAAGGGGTTTTTCGCGGCCCTGCTCGCGGTCTTCGCCGCGGCCCTCATGTCCAAGGCCACTGCCGTGACCTTGCCCGTATTCCTTCTGATCTTGGATTTTTGGCCCTTGCGCCGTCCCGAACCGTTGAGTCGCCTCATTCTGGAAAAAACCTGGCTCTGGCTTATGTCCTTGGCGGCCGGGTTTGCGGCCTTGGCGGGAGCCGCGGGCGTTTCATGGCAAGCTTTGCCCCCGGCGGCCCGTCTCGGCCACGCGGCGCTCTCGTACGCGGCGTATTTTCGGGAATTTTTCTGGCCCGCGGGGCTCTGCGTCTACTACCCGTATCCCGCCTCTCTGGACCTGAGCCGTGCCTTGGCCGCGGCCCTGGCGGGCCTGGCTCTCGGTTCCGGAGCCTGGCGGAGCCGCGAGCGCCGGCCCTGGCTCTGGGCCGGCTGGCTGTGGTTTCTTGCGGCCTTGCTGCCGATGATCGGTCTTTCCCAGGTGGGAGGCCAAGCCAGGGCCGACCATTACATGTACCCGGCCTTGCCCGGCTTGGCCGCGGCTCTGGCCTTTTCGCTGCCCCTCTCGAGGCTCGCCCTGATCCCGGCCGCGGCCATGGTGATCGGGTGTTCGGCCGCTTCCTCGGCGCAGCTCCGGCATTGGAGAGACAGCGTCTCTTTGTTCGAGCGGGCGCTCTCGGTGGACGAAGGTGATTTCCTGGCGCACAACAACTTGGGATTTGCCCTGCTGCAAGGCGGCAAGACCAGGCAAGCTCGAATTCATTTCGAGCGCGCCCTCGAGCTCTTGCCGACCTACGCGGACGCCCGCACCAACCTGGGCATCTGCCTGGCTCTAGAGGGCGACGCGGCCCGGGCTCGCCGTGAGTTCGAGGCCGTCCTGCGCGCCGAGCCGCGTTCCCCGGGGGCCCGCCTCAACCTCGAGATGCTGGGAAAGCTCGAGAAGCTAGGCAAGTCACAAGGCCTCGACCGCCACCGCCACCCCGAGGCCCCCTCCGACGCAGATCGAGGCTACGCCTCTCCGTAA
- a CDS encoding PorV/PorQ family protein encodes MARSLAMGGTQAAWAQGAEAIFSNPAGLACLEGRRGPAELSLAYGRLLESVYSGAASYARPLGAESAVGFGVLYFTQAPQTAYSTTGDSTGEFTPYDLAAALGYGRRSGRIRMGASLKLIRSSLADVSGATAAADVSVQVLHAARVGDTPVDIGAGLSNLGPGLRLGENTAPLPLHLRAGMLWHASEAAGAALDLNLPVDHDPYVSLGFEREFKRDSLRAALRLGYNQAYARDVEGLAGVTAGAGVDTGGFRLDYAWVPFGELGMTNRFSLLVRF; translated from the coding sequence ATGGCCAGGTCCCTGGCCATGGGAGGCACCCAGGCGGCATGGGCCCAAGGCGCTGAAGCCATTTTCTCCAATCCCGCGGGCTTGGCTTGCCTGGAGGGACGCCGCGGCCCCGCGGAGCTGTCGCTTGCCTACGGGCGCCTCCTCGAGAGCGTTTACTCCGGGGCCGCCAGCTACGCCCGGCCCCTCGGCGCCGAGTCCGCCGTCGGGTTCGGCGTCCTCTATTTTACCCAGGCCCCGCAGACCGCCTACAGCACGACTGGGGATTCCACCGGAGAGTTCACGCCCTACGATCTGGCGGCCGCGCTGGGCTATGGGCGCAGGTCCGGCAGGATCCGGATGGGGGCGAGCCTCAAGCTCATCCGTTCCTCCCTGGCCGATGTTTCCGGGGCCACCGCCGCGGCGGACGTTTCGGTTCAGGTTCTCCATGCCGCGCGGGTAGGAGACACTCCGGTGGACATCGGGGCGGGTCTATCCAATCTGGGACCGGGTCTGCGCTTGGGCGAGAACACCGCGCCCTTGCCCCTGCACCTGCGCGCCGGCATGCTCTGGCACGCCTCAGAAGCCGCGGGCGCGGCCCTGGACCTCAACTTGCCGGTGGACCACGATCCCTACGTCAGCCTGGGGTTTGAGCGCGAATTTAAGCGCGATTCCCTGCGGGCGGCCCTGCGCCTAGGCTACAACCAGGCCTATGCCCGGGACGTGGAGGGGCTGGCCGGGGTCACCGCCGGGGCGGGCGTGGACACCGGGGGATTCAGGCTCGACTACGCATGGGTTCCCTTCGGAGAGCTCGGCATGACGAACCGATTTTCCCTCCTTGTTCGGTTCTGA
- a CDS encoding thiolase family protein, translating to MSRIFILSGARTPLAAWSHGLGGAGQKGGALSRFNPFDLGAEALEAALAHARVISEKVDKVVFGNMYQAGPHACYGARYLAHRAHIPPQTPCLSVGLACGTGLQALITAASEIELGRAGVVAAAGADCPSLLRRDIFVPSFKDISCGRHIAETAHALAQELGISRAEQDRWALISHARARAAQGRGIFKEEIVPIEGVREDDSVLADPRPDFFARAEPLFENGSITRANTHAIVDGGSALLLAGEKEAEGFQEPPLGRYLGGEVTGVPPERMAEASVPAVRRLLSELKLSPEKIDLYEINETFAAQTLIDIRELGIPEEKVNVNGGALALGHPFAGTGLRLVLTLLKELKRRRLRRGVASICVGGGLGVAVAVEAL from the coding sequence ATGAGCCGGATTTTCATCCTTTCCGGAGCGCGCACTCCCTTGGCCGCCTGGTCCCACGGCCTGGGCGGGGCCGGGCAAAAGGGCGGGGCCTTGAGCCGCTTCAACCCCTTCGACCTGGGAGCCGAGGCCCTAGAGGCCGCCTTGGCCCATGCCCGGGTGATTTCCGAAAAGGTCGATAAAGTCGTCTTCGGCAACATGTACCAGGCGGGGCCGCACGCCTGCTACGGGGCGCGCTATCTCGCGCACCGAGCCCACATTCCGCCTCAAACGCCCTGCCTCTCGGTGGGGCTGGCCTGCGGCACCGGACTGCAAGCCCTCATCACGGCGGCATCGGAGATCGAGCTGGGGCGCGCGGGCGTGGTCGCGGCAGCGGGAGCGGACTGCCCAAGCCTTCTGCGGCGCGACATTTTCGTGCCGTCCTTCAAGGACATTTCCTGCGGCAGGCACATCGCAGAGACCGCCCATGCCTTGGCCCAAGAGCTCGGCATCTCGCGGGCAGAGCAGGACCGCTGGGCTCTCATCAGCCATGCCCGCGCTCGCGCGGCCCAGGGGCGGGGGATCTTCAAGGAGGAAATCGTCCCTATCGAAGGCGTGCGAGAGGACGACTCCGTCCTGGCCGACCCGCGGCCGGACTTTTTCGCCCGGGCCGAACCCCTCTTCGAGAACGGTTCGATCACGCGCGCCAACACCCACGCCATCGTGGACGGCGGCTCGGCCCTGCTTCTGGCCGGAGAGAAAGAGGCCGAGGGCTTCCAAGAGCCTCCCCTGGGCCGCTATCTGGGAGGAGAGGTGACAGGGGTGCCTCCAGAGAGAATGGCAGAGGCCTCGGTGCCCGCCGTGCGCCGCCTCTTGAGCGAGCTCAAGCTCTCGCCCGAGAAAATAGACCTCTACGAGATCAACGAGACCTTCGCGGCCCAAACCCTCATAGACATCCGCGAGCTGGGAATTCCAGAGGAAAAAGTCAACGTGAACGGCGGGGCCTTGGCCCTGGGGCATCCTTTCGCCGGGACGGGCCTGCGGCTCGTACTGACGTTGCTCAAGGAACTCAAGCGCCGCCGCTTACGGAGAGGCGTAGCCTCGATCTGCGTCGGAGGGGGCCTCGGGGTGGCGGTGGCGGTCGAGGCCTTGTGA
- the def gene encoding peptide deformylase, translating into MPILRICKHGETVLKKTCQPVDYEALKPELPAILKQMWATMYAANGVGLAAPQVGLDLRLSIIDVRPGGKHQRLVLINPEILSSRGQILEEEGCLSVPGVYAKLQRASAVRVRALDARGLPCEMAGEGLLARAFQHEIDHLDGKLFIDRLDFVHKLKVMSIIKDLKKNWS; encoded by the coding sequence ATGCCCATCCTAAGGATTTGCAAGCATGGGGAAACCGTCCTGAAAAAGACCTGCCAGCCGGTGGATTACGAGGCTCTCAAGCCGGAGCTTCCCGCCATCCTCAAGCAAATGTGGGCCACGATGTACGCGGCCAACGGAGTCGGCCTGGCCGCCCCCCAGGTGGGCTTGGATCTGAGGCTTTCCATCATCGATGTCAGGCCCGGAGGCAAGCACCAGCGCTTGGTGCTCATCAATCCGGAGATACTCTCGAGCCGAGGCCAAATTCTAGAGGAGGAGGGCTGCCTCTCCGTGCCCGGGGTGTACGCCAAGCTTCAGCGCGCCTCGGCGGTGCGAGTGCGGGCTCTCGACGCCCGGGGACTCCCCTGCGAAATGGCTGGCGAGGGTCTGTTGGCCAGGGCCTTTCAGCACGAGATAGACCACTTGGACGGCAAGCTCTTCATCGACAGGCTCGACTTCGTCCATAAGCTCAAGGTCATGTCGATTATCAAAGATCTCAAGAAGAACTGGAGCTGA
- a CDS encoding inositol monophosphatase: MNPSLRKILLEALEKSGEVLRRRFGKVSVRYKGRANLVTQADLESQRAILSVLRRRVPRHDFIAEEKKRRSSGSDFLWIIDPLDGTTNYAHGYPAACVSIGLLRLGEPVLGGVYDPFRRECFTAERGVGAALNGKPLRVSAAKSLKESLLVTGFPYDRAKHSKFYIEFYRSFMVRCHDVRRSGSAALDMAWIAAGRADGFWEFNLSPWDVCAGLLLVREAGGRVTDFSGQEWRQPDNFGRQTLATNGLVHEEMLRLLRRTARAAEAS, translated from the coding sequence ATGAATCCCAGCCTTCGCAAGATCCTTCTAGAAGCCCTGGAAAAATCCGGAGAGGTCCTGCGCCGCCGCTTCGGCAAGGTCTCCGTGCGCTACAAGGGCCGGGCCAACCTGGTGACCCAGGCGGACCTGGAGAGCCAGCGCGCCATCCTTTCGGTTCTGCGAAGGCGCGTCCCCCGCCATGACTTCATCGCAGAGGAGAAAAAACGACGCTCGAGCGGCTCCGATTTCCTTTGGATCATCGATCCTCTGGACGGAACCACAAATTACGCGCACGGCTATCCCGCGGCCTGCGTCTCCATCGGGCTGCTCCGGCTCGGAGAGCCCGTCCTGGGCGGAGTCTACGATCCTTTCCGGCGGGAATGCTTCACGGCAGAGCGCGGGGTCGGGGCCGCGCTCAACGGCAAACCTCTGCGCGTCTCCGCCGCCAAATCGCTCAAGGAGTCCTTGCTCGTCACCGGATTTCCCTACGACCGGGCCAAGCATTCCAAATTCTACATCGAGTTCTACCGCTCCTTCATGGTGCGCTGTCACGACGTGCGCCGCAGCGGCTCGGCGGCGCTGGACATGGCATGGATCGCGGCCGGTCGAGCCGACGGGTTCTGGGAATTCAACTTGAGCCCCTGGGACGTGTGCGCCGGGCTTTTGCTCGTGCGCGAAGCCGGGGGCCGCGTCACGGATTTCTCAGGCCAAGAGTGGCGCCAGCCCGATAACTTCGGCCGGCAAACCTTGGCCACCAACGGCCTGGTTCACGAGGAGATGCTGCGCCTTCTGCGCCGCACCGCGCGCGCCGCGGAGGCCTCATGA
- a CDS encoding response regulator transcription factor yields the protein MKAQILVVEDQPATSDLIAEVLKEDGYEVQTAESMHKARESMRRALPELIILDRNLPDGDGLELCRELREDQKTASLPLLILTGKKAVEERVSGLKEGADDYLTKPFNTEELIARVEALLRRVGKMEEPQVQAAGDVKLDRESRKAFLKNKEINLSAKEFDLLWFLIYRSNRVLTRDFLLQHVWGYEQGLELSTKVVDVTLSHLRDKLGPASAMIVAVRGFGYRLDAPPAK from the coding sequence ATGAAAGCCCAGATTCTGGTCGTCGAGGATCAGCCGGCCACCTCGGACCTGATCGCCGAGGTTCTTAAGGAGGACGGCTACGAGGTCCAGACGGCCGAGAGCATGCACAAGGCGAGAGAGAGCATGCGGCGGGCTCTCCCCGAACTCATCATTCTCGACCGCAATCTTCCAGACGGCGACGGCCTCGAGCTCTGCCGGGAGCTCCGTGAGGACCAGAAGACCGCGAGCCTTCCTCTTCTCATTCTCACCGGAAAGAAAGCCGTGGAGGAACGGGTTTCGGGCCTCAAGGAAGGGGCCGACGACTACCTGACCAAGCCCTTCAACACCGAGGAGCTCATCGCCCGCGTGGAGGCCCTCTTGCGTCGGGTGGGAAAGATGGAGGAGCCCCAGGTGCAGGCCGCCGGGGACGTCAAGCTCGACCGGGAGTCGCGCAAGGCTTTTCTCAAGAACAAGGAGATCAACCTCAGCGCCAAGGAATTCGACCTCCTCTGGTTCTTGATTTACCGCAGCAACCGGGTGCTCACCCGGGATTTTCTCCTGCAGCACGTCTGGGGTTATGAGCAGGGCCTCGAGCTCAGCACCAAGGTCGTGGACGTGACCTTGAGCCACCTGCGCGACAAGCTCGGCCCCGCCTCCGCCATGATCGTGGCGGTCCGGGGTTTCGGCTACCGCCTCGACGCCCCTCCCGCGAAGTAG
- a CDS encoding acyl-CoA carboxylase subunit beta, which translates to MDSTQKPKPAQDKPSLGEASTNVSRLRKIVEKALASGGPDRVQAQKARGKFTARERIHYLLDEGSFQETDLLVNTRATEFGLKDKDIPADGVITGFGTVNGREVCVYAQDFTVLGGSLGLAHAMKICKIMDLALTNRVPVIGLLDSGGARIQEGVDSLDGYAEIFYRNTQCSGVIPQISVILGPCAGGAVYSPALTDFIFMVEGISHMFVTGPDVVKSATGEEVSFDALGGSEAHSAKSGVCHFVAKSEPDCFRQVRELLSYLPQSRWDRAPRIANPDPLRRTTPLLEKMSELDPRKPYRVHHVIWQIADEHKFFEVHSNYAKNMVVGFIRLGGEVAGIVANNPAHLAGAINIDASDKAARFIRLLNAFNIPIVTLVDVPGYWPGVQQEHGGIIRHGAKILHAYCEATVPKITVILRKAYGGAYIAMSSKHMRGDFNFALPCAEIAVMGPAGAIEILFSRELANAKTEEQKAALKAQLTADYAAKFASPYQTASSGSIDEVIEPSQIRYKVIRALRFLRDKRVPGEPVNRGNIPL; encoded by the coding sequence ATGGATAGCACCCAAAAGCCAAAGCCGGCCCAAGACAAGCCCTCGCTCGGCGAGGCTTCCACCAATGTTTCCCGCCTAAGGAAAATCGTGGAGAAGGCATTGGCGAGCGGCGGCCCTGACAGGGTCCAAGCCCAAAAGGCCCGGGGGAAATTCACGGCCCGGGAGCGCATCCACTACCTCTTGGACGAGGGCAGTTTCCAGGAGACGGATCTCCTGGTCAATACCCGGGCCACCGAGTTCGGGCTCAAGGACAAGGACATCCCGGCCGACGGCGTGATCACGGGCTTTGGCACTGTCAACGGCCGCGAGGTCTGCGTCTACGCCCAGGACTTCACGGTCCTGGGGGGCTCCTTGGGGCTGGCCCACGCCATGAAGATCTGCAAGATCATGGACCTGGCCTTGACCAATCGGGTGCCCGTGATAGGTCTCTTGGATTCGGGCGGAGCCAGAATCCAAGAAGGCGTGGACTCGCTGGATGGATATGCTGAAATCTTCTACCGCAACACCCAGTGCTCAGGCGTCATCCCGCAAATTTCCGTGATCCTCGGCCCCTGCGCCGGAGGTGCCGTGTACTCCCCCGCTCTCACGGACTTTATTTTCATGGTGGAAGGGATCAGCCACATGTTCGTCACCGGCCCGGACGTGGTCAAGTCCGCCACAGGCGAGGAGGTGAGCTTCGACGCCTTGGGAGGCTCCGAGGCCCACTCGGCCAAATCCGGCGTCTGCCACTTCGTGGCTAAATCCGAGCCGGACTGCTTCCGCCAGGTGCGGGAGCTCCTGTCCTACCTGCCCCAGAGCCGCTGGGATCGCGCGCCTCGGATCGCAAACCCCGACCCCTTGCGCCGCACGACACCTCTCCTCGAAAAAATGAGCGAGCTCGATCCGAGGAAGCCCTACCGCGTCCACCACGTGATTTGGCAGATCGCCGACGAGCACAAGTTCTTCGAAGTCCACTCGAACTATGCCAAGAACATGGTGGTCGGCTTCATACGCCTGGGCGGGGAAGTGGCCGGGATCGTGGCCAATAACCCGGCGCACCTGGCCGGGGCCATCAATATAGACGCATCGGACAAGGCCGCGCGCTTCATCCGCCTCTTGAACGCCTTCAACATCCCGATCGTGACCTTGGTGGACGTCCCCGGCTACTGGCCTGGCGTCCAGCAGGAGCACGGGGGCATCATCCGCCACGGGGCCAAGATCCTGCACGCCTACTGCGAGGCCACGGTGCCCAAGATCACCGTGATACTGCGCAAGGCCTACGGGGGGGCCTACATCGCCATGAGCTCCAAGCACATGCGGGGGGACTTCAATTTCGCGCTTCCCTGCGCCGAGATCGCGGTGATGGGGCCGGCCGGGGCCATAGAGATATTGTTTTCGCGGGAACTCGCCAACGCCAAGACCGAGGAGCAGAAGGCGGCGCTCAAGGCCCAGCTCACCGCGGATTACGCCGCGAAATTCGCCTCTCCCTATCAGACGGCCTCATCGGGCTCCATAGACGAGGTAATCGAGCCCAGCCAAATCCGCTACAAGGTGATCCGGGCCCTGCGCTTCCTGCGCGACAAGCGCGTCCCCGGAGAACCAGTCAACCGCGGCAATATTCCTTTGTAG